Part of the Haloarchaeobius litoreus genome is shown below.
TCGTGGGTGTCGCCGCGCCGTGCGTTCGGCTCGGAGAGCGTATCGAGCAGGTCGCGGGCGGCCGGGGCACTCGGCGGGTGCGACGACCGGATCTCGGTCGCGACTGCGTCCACGGGCGGGCCGTCGGACGGCTGTGGGCCGCCACCGGTTACACCGTCAGCAGCGCCGGGACCGCCAGCCCCCGCATCGGCTGCCGCCCCGGGCTGCTGCTCGGTCAGGTGGAGGTCGCCGCGCGAGAGCGCCCGCGAGAGCGAGGTCAGGGCCTCCGAGCGGGAGTCTCCACGACTCACGGCGGAGGTGTCTCCTGCTGCCCGGAGCACCGAGTCAGTCGCCTTCGTCAGGCTCGTGAGCTCGTCGTAGACGGCGTTCGCGTCGGGCTCGGTCGACAGCGGCTGGGCGAACCGCGAGACGGGTGCGCCCGCGCTGGTCGAGTCGCCGGAGCCGCCGAGAAGTCGGGCTCCGAGCACGCCCGCGCCAATGCCCACGACCAGCGCGGCGACGGCGGCGGCGACGACGACCATCGTCGAGTGGCCGGTCCGTGTCGTCTGCTGCAACACCAGGTCGGCTGCGATAGCTGCGCCCATCGGGTCACCTCAGGGCATGTTCTTCCGACCGAGGCAGTCGAACAGCGGTTCCACCTTGTCCCAGACCTCGCGCACGCCGGCCGAGAGCTGGCTGTTGCCGTCCTGCTTCATCGTCAGCGCGTGCTCGTACATCTCCTCCAGCGAGGGCATCTCGGGGTTCCAGAGCGTGCCCCACAGATACACGTCGTCGAGGTACGGCGTCACCAGCTGGTGCGTGTGGATGTCGACCGTCTCGACGCCCGCGGCGTTGTCCCGGTCGAGGAAGTCCGGACTCCCGAGCACCTCCGTCAGCACGCCGTCGTTGACGAGCGGGGCGACCTTCGACATCTTCTCCTCCGGGCCGTAGATGAGGAACGTCCCGCCCCACGCCGTCGTCGGGTCGAAGTCCGCGAGCTTGTTCTGGAACAGCGCCTTCCGGGCGAGCATCTGGAGCTTCGACCGGTCGAACGAGTTCGCGTGGATCTTCCCGAGCACCGGCGCGAGCACGACCGCCGGGTTGTACGCCCGGTCCGGGTCGAACGGGTACTTGTCCTGCACCGGCCGGAAGCTGTCCGCCGGGTCGAACACCTCCCCGCGGATGGAGAGATCCGACTCCTGCTCTACGACCTGCGGGATCGAGGACATCGTGAACGCTTCGAGGAACGCGACGAGCGGCTTGTTCAGGTCGGCGAACTCCGGCGGGTTGTACCGCTCGACGCCGTGGATGCGCGGCTCGATGTCCTGCGTCGCCTCGCGCAGCTTCCGGTTGTCGAACGGGATGATGGCGTCCACGCTGGCCGCCGTCCGGGCCATCCCGATGACGCCGTTGACCATCGCTCTGCCCGACCGGTCGGCGTACTCGCTGGGGATGACGACCGACGAGAAGATCGGTTTTCCGACGACCTTGTCGGCGTCCAGCACCGCCTCGCGGAGCTTCTCCGCGATGACCGGCGTCGACCCACAGCCGGTGCCCTTCGTCACGCTGTGGACGAACATGATGGCCTGCGAGTCGCGCAGCTCGACCGGGTTCGTGTCCCAGCGCTCCTGGAACGGGTTGCCGCCGTCCTCGAAGTCCGCGAGCACGAAGTCGCGCCCGTGGTCCCAGCGATAGCCCGCCCCCGCGTAGTTGTGCACGCCCTGCCCGATGATGCAGTTCGCGACGATGTCGTGGCGGTTGTAGCCCTTCTCCTCCTGTGCGTAGTACGTCTCCTCGATCTCGGCGACGTTCGTGTTCAGCACGCCCGCCCCCGCGAGCCCGCCCTCCCAGATGCGGACTCGCTCCTCGTTCTCGTCGGCGAGCGTGTTCCGCCGCAGCAGGATGGCGTCGATGATGTGGTTCCCCGCCCCACCGACGCCGATCATGTACCACTTCTTCCCCACGGAGGAGAGCCCGAAGTCCGCCTCCGACCCGGCGTTCGCGCCGTTGCCGTTTCGGCCACCCGGCACGGGCGGTTCGTCCGCCCCCTCGTCCTCGGTCCAGTACCGCTCCTCCACGAAGATGGGGTCGTAGAGGTCCGGATACACCTGCTCTACCGACTTCGGTTCGTCTCGGTGCTCGTGAGCGATGTGGCTCTCCAGCGTGTCGTGGTCCCACTCCCCACGAGGAGAGACACAGATTTTACACGTTTCAGACATGATAACCGGCGGTCACTGTGGGGAACTGGCATCGGGGGCGATATGAACGTACTGGCCCCTGAAAGAAGGACGTGAGCTGGACCGCAGTGGTTCGGGGTGGCTAACGGATCGAGAGAACAATCGACGGGAGCGACGACCGGCTACACG
Proteins encoded:
- a CDS encoding cell division protein FtsZ; translated protein: MSETCKICVSPRGEWDHDTLESHIAHEHRDEPKSVEQVYPDLYDPIFVEERYWTEDEGADEPPVPGGRNGNGANAGSEADFGLSSVGKKWYMIGVGGAGNHIIDAILLRRNTLADENEERVRIWEGGLAGAGVLNTNVAEIEETYYAQEEKGYNRHDIVANCIIGQGVHNYAGAGYRWDHGRDFVLADFEDGGNPFQERWDTNPVELRDSQAIMFVHSVTKGTGCGSTPVIAEKLREAVLDADKVVGKPIFSSVVIPSEYADRSGRAMVNGVIGMARTAASVDAIIPFDNRKLREATQDIEPRIHGVERYNPPEFADLNKPLVAFLEAFTMSSIPQVVEQESDLSIRGEVFDPADSFRPVQDKYPFDPDRAYNPAVVLAPVLGKIHANSFDRSKLQMLARKALFQNKLADFDPTTAWGGTFLIYGPEEKMSKVAPLVNDGVLTEVLGSPDFLDRDNAAGVETVDIHTHQLVTPYLDDVYLWGTLWNPEMPSLEEMYEHALTMKQDGNSQLSAGVREVWDKVEPLFDCLGRKNMP